In Macaca fascicularis isolate 582-1 chromosome X, T2T-MFA8v1.1, one DNA window encodes the following:
- the OTUD6A gene encoding OTU domain-containing protein 6A, translating into MDDPKSEQQRILRRHQREKKELQAQIQSLKNSVPKTDKKKRKQLLQDVARMEAEMAQKHRQELEKFQDDSSVESVVEDLAKMDLENRPPRPSKAQRKRERMESQERERQESIFQAEMSEHLAGFRREEEEKLADILGARGLEMKEIPADGHCMYRAIQDQLVFSVSVEMLRCRTASYMQKHVDEFLPFFSNPETGDPFGYDDFMIYCDNIVRTAAWGGQLELRALSHVLKTPIEVIQANSPTLVIGEEYVKKPIILVYLHYAYSLGEHYNSVRPLEAGAAGGALPRLR; encoded by the coding sequence ATGGATGATCCGAAGAGTGAACAGCAGCGCATACTGCGCCGCCACCAACGCGAGAAGAAGGAGCTGCAGGCCCAGATCCAGAGCTTAAAAAACTCGGTCCCCAAGACcgataagaagaaaagaaagcagttgCTCCAAGACGTGGCCCGCATGGAGGCCGAGATGGCGCAGAAGCACCGGCAGGAGCTGGAGAAGTTCCAGGACGACAGTAGCGTTGAATCTGTCGTCGAAGACCTGGCCAAGATGGATCTGGAAAACCGGCCTCCCCGCCCCTCCAAAGCCCAGAGAAAGCGAGAAAGAATGGAGTCCCAGGAGAGGGAGCGCCAGGAGAGCATCTTCCAGGCCGAGATGTCCGAGCACCTGGCCGGCTTCAGGCGCGAGGAGGAGGAGAAGCTCGCCGACATCCTGGGAGCCAGAGGTCTGGAGATGAAGGAGATCCCGGCCGACGGCCACTGCATGTACCGCGCCATCCAAGACCAGCTGGTGTTCAGCGTGTCGGTGGAGATGCTGCGCTGCCGCACCGCCAGCTACATGCAGAAGCACGTCGACGAGTTCCTGCCCTTCTTCAGCAACCCGGAGACCGGCGACCCCTTCGGCTACGACGACTTCATGATCTACTGCGACAACATCGTGCGCACCGCGGCATGGGGAGGCCAGCTGGAGCTGAGGGCCCTGTCGCACGTCCTGAAGACCCCCATCGAGGTGATCCAGGCCAACTCGCCCACCTTGGTCATCGGGGAGGAGTACGTCAAGAAGCCGATCATCCTGGTCTACCTGCACTACGCCTACAGCCTCGGCGAGCACTACAACTCCGTGAGACCGCTCGAGGCCGGCGCCGCCGGGGGCGCGCTCCCGCGTCTCCGGTAG